In the genome of Candidatus Atribacteria bacterium ADurb.Bin276, one region contains:
- the pcrA gene encoding ATP-dependent DNA helicase PcrA, with amino-acid sequence MDFSSHQLESMNQSLIHKSKYFQIDYETELNEEQQKVVFADEGPLLVIAGAGSGKTRTITYRVARLIEQGVNPENILLATFTNKAAREMLHRVECLLGLSLNRMWGGTFHHIGNLILRREAKKVGFDFNYTILDREDQKDLVETCILQSGVDIKARRFPKADVVMQVINLCRNTLVSIEDIIDKNYPQFREWTGNISHIFALYQNRKRELNCMDFDDLLSYVWELFQKDEATRRKYAQMFHHVLVDEYQDTNLIQAEIVDFFASEYRNVLAVGDDSQSIYSFRGANFANIMDFPKKYPDCVLFKLETNYRSVPPILELANQVIAKNTRQYKKTLQAVRKSGEKPVVVPARNTSQQSEFVATQILTIRDNGYSLRDIAILYRAHYQSMELQMELTRRGIPFEVRSGLRFFEQAHIKDIVAYLKVIANPRDEIAWKRVLKIYPGIGKATSEKIWEFFRESVDPLGLIQKRELPENISRGAREGLLTLEELLSQLEEIDFQPGTMIQKIIQGSYNEYLTTHYPDYRERLQDIEELANFASQYKSLDDFLSELALLGDMEAENIVDGGLPDEKVTLSSVHQAKGLEWPVVFVIWLCEGGFPSGRSIEKEEDIEEERRLFYVACTRAKDYLFLCYPIVAEGNRAQTSFIRKPSRFLKEIDSRSYTKWLLDRSENQW; translated from the coding sequence CCGCACCATTACTTATCGGGTTGCTCGTCTCATTGAGCAGGGTGTCAATCCCGAGAATATTTTATTGGCTACTTTTACCAATAAAGCTGCTCGAGAAATGTTGCACCGAGTAGAGTGTTTATTGGGCCTTTCATTAAACCGAATGTGGGGAGGGACTTTTCATCATATCGGGAATCTAATTCTAAGGCGAGAAGCAAAAAAAGTTGGTTTTGACTTTAATTACACCATATTAGATCGGGAAGACCAAAAAGATTTAGTAGAAACCTGTATTCTTCAGTCGGGGGTTGATATCAAAGCTCGCCGTTTTCCTAAAGCCGATGTCGTTATGCAAGTCATCAACCTCTGCAGAAATACGCTGGTATCGATCGAGGACATCATTGATAAAAATTACCCCCAATTTAGAGAATGGACGGGAAACATTAGTCATATTTTTGCTCTTTACCAAAACCGAAAAAGAGAATTGAACTGCATGGATTTTGATGATTTATTGAGTTATGTCTGGGAACTATTTCAAAAGGATGAAGCAACCCGACGAAAATATGCTCAAATGTTTCATCATGTGCTGGTAGACGAATACCAGGATACCAACCTTATTCAGGCAGAAATTGTAGATTTTTTTGCCAGTGAGTATCGGAATGTCTTAGCAGTCGGGGATGACTCACAGAGTATTTACTCCTTTCGAGGAGCTAATTTTGCCAATATCATGGATTTTCCCAAGAAGTATCCAGATTGTGTCCTCTTTAAATTGGAAACCAACTATCGGAGCGTTCCACCTATCCTGGAATTGGCAAACCAAGTGATTGCAAAAAACACTCGACAATATAAGAAAACCCTGCAAGCGGTTAGAAAGTCTGGCGAAAAGCCTGTTGTTGTTCCAGCAAGGAACACCTCACAACAAAGTGAATTTGTCGCCACCCAAATCTTAACGATTCGGGATAATGGATATTCCCTTCGCGATATAGCGATTTTATACCGAGCCCATTATCAAAGCATGGAACTCCAAATGGAGCTCACTCGTCGGGGAATTCCTTTTGAGGTTCGCTCCGGATTACGGTTTTTTGAACAGGCACATATTAAGGATATAGTTGCTTACTTAAAAGTGATAGCTAATCCCCGGGATGAAATTGCCTGGAAACGAGTTTTGAAAATATATCCCGGAATTGGGAAAGCGACCAGTGAAAAAATATGGGAATTTTTTAGAGAATCGGTTGATCCTTTGGGTTTGATTCAGAAAAGAGAACTTCCTGAAAATATTTCGCGAGGAGCCCGGGAGGGGTTATTGACGTTAGAAGAATTACTATCCCAGTTAGAAGAAATTGACTTCCAACCTGGTACCATGATTCAAAAAATTATCCAGGGAAGCTACAATGAATATTTAACCACCCATTATCCTGATTATCGAGAGCGGCTTCAAGATATTGAGGAATTAGCTAACTTTGCTTCTCAATATAAGTCTCTGGATGATTTTTTAAGTGAACTGGCACTTTTAGGTGACATGGAAGCTGAAAATATTGTTGATGGTGGACTTCCTGATGAAAAAGTAACCCTATCATCAGTTCATCAAGCCAAGGGTTTGGAATGGCCGGTGGTGTTTGTTATTTGGCTCTGTGAGGGAGGTTTCCCTTCAGGGAGAAGTATTGAAAAAGAAGAGGATATCGAAGAAGAGCGAAGATTATTTTATGTAGCCTGTACCCGAGCCAAGGACTATCTTTTTCTTTGCTATCCAATCGTGGCTGAAGGAAATCGGGCTCAAACCTCATTTATACGCAAACCTTCACGCTTTCTTAAAGAAATAGACTCTCGTTCTTATACCAAATGGCTGCTCGATCGTTCAGAAAATCAATGGTAG